Genomic window (Nitrospinota bacterium):
TTAAAATTATGAATGATATAAGACCTAATCTTAAAAAAGGCTCAATCGTTATAGATGTTGGGAGCGTTAAATTAGGTTTTTTGATAGAGGTTGAAAATTTGTTGCCTAAAGGTGTCCACTTTGTAGGAACACATCCGATTGCAGGTACAGAAAAATCAGGAGTTGGGGCCTCTTTTTTAGAGCTTTTTCAAGGTGCGAAATGCATTATCACTCCTACTCCCAAGACCAATAAGAAAGCTCTTGATAAAGTTGTAGAGCTGTGGAGACAGACAGGATCTGATGTAATCATAATGGATCCTGCTAGGCATGATAGAATATTGTCAGCAATAAGCCATCTTCCTCATTTAATAGCTTATGCTCTAGTAAATACCATTGAAGATATTAATAATGTTGAAGAGGATGTTCTTTCTTACTCTGCTGGTGGATTTAGAGACTTTACGAGAATTGCATCAAGTTCTCCTGAGATGTGGCGAGATATATGCTTGCTGAATAAAAATTCCATTATTGATTCCATCAATAGGTTTAAATATAACCTGGAATTACTAAAGAATTTTATAGAAAATGAAGATGGGACTAGATTAGAAGAGAGGTTTAAAAAGGCAAAGTATCTTAGAGATAATATAAATAAGTAATTTTAATCATTGACTAAAAAAATTAAATTATGTTATTATATTTAGTTTAAATAATGAAAAGGGGGTAAATTTTGGTATGCCAAGAGATAAAGATGGAGAAGGCGTTGAGCAGGTTAAAAGGCGTTCTCGAAAGAAAGACACTCAGAATATGAATGAGTTGTATGAAAAAAGTTTTGAGAGGATAAAAGAAGGGGATATTGTAAAGGGAAA
Coding sequences:
- a CDS encoding prephenate dehydrogenase/arogenate dehydrogenase family protein, with product MDIYFRRMTIIGVGLIGGSLARVCKKKNLVGEIIGVGRTEGNLKKAKELGVIDQYYLNTKKAVNDADLVILATPVSSFVKIMNDIRPNLKKGSIVIDVGSVKLGFLIEVENLLPKGVHFVGTHPIAGTEKSGVGASFLELFQGAKCIITPTPKTNKKALDKVVELWRQTGSDVIIMDPARHDRILSAISHLPHLIAYALVNTIEDINNVEEDVLSYSAGGFRDFTRIASSSPEMWRDICLLNKNSIIDSINRFKYNLELLKNFIENEDGTRLEERFKKAKYLRDNINK